ATGGCGTCTACTCCTAAAGCTTTAAAATTTAGCGGGATTTTCCCTAACGCTTGTGCTGCATCCGTGTGCATAACAGCACCCGCAGCTCTCACTTCCGGAGCAATGGTAGCAATATCCTGCAACACGCCAGTTTCATTGTTCGCACGCATGACAGACACCAGCGCCACGCTATCGCCAGCGAGAGTCTGTGTTAAATCATTTTTATCCAACCGCCCTGCACTATCTACTGCCAAAGGGACAAAAGAAAATCCACCACGCTGCGTTCCACGCGCCGCACACAAAACACAAGGATGCTCCGTCGCTGTTGCCGTTACCACATTGCGCATTGACATTAAAGACACGCCCTTAATAATGGTGTTATTACTTTCTGTACCAGATGCAGTAAAAACAACCTCCTCCGGATATGCTCCCACCGCTGTAGCAACTTGCTCACGAGCGGTCTCCACGGCTTGGTGTGCTCGCCGCCCCCAATCATGGCGACTGGAAGCATTACCGTAATTTTCTGTCAAATACGGCATCATCGCTTCTAATACTCGCGGATGTAACGGTGTTGTAGCGTTGTAATCTAAATAAATTTGATTATTGGACATGATAGTAGAAAAAAACCTAACCCCTTAAAAACCCACCCAACGGGCAGTGCCTCCTTGGCGCAAGGAAAAAGGAAAGATGAATCATTTCCCCATTATAATTGCGGCGGTATGGTCACCCGCACATTTCAACAAATCATTTTGGCATTACAGAATTTTTGGGGAGAACAAGGGTGCGTACTCATACAGCCTTTTGACGGAGAAGTAGGTGCCGGTACTTTTCACCCAGCCACCTTTTTGCGGGCGATAGGGCCAGAGCCATGGAAAGCCGCCTATGCACAACCTTCACGGCGTCCACAAGACGGTCGCTACGGCGATAATCCAAACCGTCTACAACACTATTATCAATTTCAAACTGTGATGAAACCATCGCCAGACAATTTTCAAGAATTGTATTTACAGTCGCTGGAAGTTTTAGGGATAGATGCTACCGCTAATGACATTCGTTTTATTGAAGATAATTGGGAATCGCCTACTTTAGGCGCCTGGGGTCTGGGTTGGGAAGTTTGGCTTAATGGCATGGAAGTTTCGCAATTTACTTATTTTCAAGAAGTCGGCGGTCTGCCTGCCAAGCCAGTCATGGGTGAAATAACCTATGGACTAGAAAGATTGGCGATGTTTATACAACAATGTAAGAGCGTTTTTGACTTACAGTGGACGGAAGATACAACCTACGCTGATGTGTATTTGCAAAACGAAAAAGAGCATTCTGCTTACAATTTCGAGCGAGCAAATACGGCTTTATTAGCCCAGCTATTTGATAGCATAGAAGGTGAAGCACAAACACTTTTAGATTCGTCACCACTGCCGTTACCAGCTTACGAAATGACGATAAAATGCTCACATTTGTTTAATTTGTTGGATGCACGCGGCGTCATTGCTGTGTCGGAGCGGACGCGCTATATCGCACGGGTGAGAAAATTAGCACGCCAATGTGCACGAGCATATTTTGAATCACGGGAAAAACTAGGCTTTCCTTTACAAAACAAACAATAAAAGGTTGCACAATGAAACACAAAAAAATGCGGCAATTTTTGGCAGATCACTGCCTACTAGCCGGCGAAATTCAATTGTCTGGCGGTGGCACCGCCAATTTTTATTTTGATTGCAAGCGTGCAACATTAAATGGTGAGTTTTTAACACCACTAGCTGACTGGCTACTAGATGAAGTAGCACCTGCCTTGTCGCCATCACCAACACTTATTGGCGGTCCCACTTTGGGTGCGGATTTTATCGCTGCCGCCGCTATCATGCGCGCCACCCAACGAAATCTACCACTGTGCCGCGCGTCTATCGTGCGAAAAGAAGCCAAAAAACACGGCACCAAAAGTCTTATAGAAAACGAACAACCCTCAGGTCAGCAAGTGTTGGTGGTGGAAGATGTCATCACTACCGGCGGCTCCATCGCTTATGCCTGTGATGAACTGTTGGCAGCAGGACACAAAATTGCCGGCATCGCTGCCATCATAGACCGTGAAGCCGGCGGCAAACAGAAACTGGAAACACAATACAACGCGCCAGTCATGGCGCTATTTACCAAGTCAGACTTTCCTGAATTGAACGGCTAATGTCATTGCAATAAGATGATAGACCAAACATTACTAGTAGAGGTACGAACAGAAGAGCTACCACCGGCATTATTGTGGCGGCTGGGGAATGATTTCCCCGATGCCTTACTGGAAAGTTTGCGGCAGACAGGTTTTGCCACCGCAAAATCAAAACGATTTTGCAAAGACAAAAAAAATCCAACTAACCAAAAAGTCACTACTCAAACAATCACTTTTGCTACGCCACGACGATTGGCGGCACTACTAGAAAACATTCCCGCCGAATCACCGCCTCGCGATGATTTTCGCCGTGGCCCACAGTTAACTGCCTGCCACGACAAAGATGGTGCGCCAACAAAAGCATTAATCGGATTTATGCATTCGGTAGGCGTAACCTGCGAAAAAGACTTAACTCAAACCGAAGATAAAGAACGCGTTTATGTTGCTTGGAAAGGTACACAACCCGGAAAAAAACTAGCCGATGAATTGCCCATCTTAGTGGAAAAAACATTGCTCCATCTTAGCGCACCTCGCTTGATGCGTTGGGGGGATTATGATTACAAATTCATCCGTCCGGTACGTGGCGTGGTGCTCATGCATGGCACATCCGTGATTAACGGCTGCGTGTTAGGAAAACAAACTAGCAATTCCACACAAGGACATCGGGCATTATCTTCGGGAGATATCATTATTTCGTCCGCCGACAAATACGAATTGGTAATGGAAGAAAACGGAAACGTTATTGTTGATTTTGAAAGCCGCAAAAATAATATTCGCGAGCAATTATGGGAAAAAGAAAACGAAATCGAAAAATATATTGGCCTTTCTCTTACTCCCCCGAATAAAAAATGGGATTTTCCAGATGAGATGTCTTCTTTTGGCAACCAAGTTGTAGAAATTAACCTTCAGGGCAAAACAAAAAGAGTCGTCATACCCGGAAAAACAGAAATAGGATACGATACAAATTTATTATTGCAAGAAGTTACAGCAATGTGCGAAAAACCCACCGTGTACCAAGGCGTTGTAGAAAAAGATTTTTTATCATTGCCAACTTTTTGTACCGTTGGCTGTATGACCAAACATCAACGGTATTTTCCGCTATGGGAATCAGAAAAAAGCCTGCATCTTAAAGAAGGCAAATTGTCTCAACATTATTTGTTTGTCGCCGACAACAAACCTAAAAATGATCGAGGCATGATTGATGGGTTTAACACAGTATTGCGAGCGCGTTTACGGGATGTTGATTTTTATATCCGCGAAGATAAAAAATTGTCTTTAGATAGTGCTCTAGAAAAATTAAAAGATATTGTTTATCATCAAAAATTAGGTAGTCAATATCAGCGCGTAGAACGATTGCAAAACATTACCGCCAACATTGCTGAGTTAATGAACCTTGATGAGCAACAACAACACACGCTTGTCAATGCTACTAAAATATGTAAAGCCGATTTGTCAACTTTGATGATTGGTGAATATCCGGAATTTGAAGGCATGATGGCAGCCGAATATTGTTGTCAAAAAACCGATTCAATTACAGGCCAACCTTCTGATGTGTACGAGCTCGTACGCTGGCATAACAATTATGAAAACTCTCCTCTTCCTCTGCTCCCGTCAGAGAATAAATTTCTAAAAATGGGAAGTGTACTAATCCTTGCCTGCCAATTAGAAAAATTAGTTGGGCTATTTGGGATTGGTGAGAAACCTGCCGGGAACAAAGACCCGCACGGGCTTCGAGGAGCGGCAGCCATGATAGTAAACATTTTAACCCTTACTAGATATGCATTGCCTACCGACAAACTGATCAATATTGCCAGAAACACTTTTGATAAATTACCCCAATTTAATATCTCCGAAATACAAAACTTTATTGATGGGCGGCTCCGTGCTATTCTATTAGCAGAAAAGCCTTTGCTAACAACCAAAGAAGAAAGCCAGAAAAAAATAACAAAAAAAAACATGCTCAATGCGATTTTTTCAACACCACAACCGATGTTAAGAGATGTCGCACCCAAAATTGATGCCCTCTACAATTTCATACAGAGAGAAGAAGCCAACTCGCTCATTGAAGCGAACAAGCGCGTCAATAATATTTTTCGCAAATCAGATGTACGTGCTAATAATCTGCAATCTCCAGATGAGTCTTTATTCTGCGAAAAAGAAGAACGCGAATTGTGGGCAGCTATTACCAAATTTAAAAACAACAATCGCACTGATATTAAAGAACAAGAATTTAGTTCCCTCTTACAAGAGTTACTCAAAATTGCACAACCCGTATCCGCTTTTTTTGAACATGTAATGGTTAATACCGATGACGAACGCATTCGTACTAACCGCTTCGCCTTACTAGCCGAGCTGCGTAAGCAGCTCAATCAAGTGGCAGATATTTCGAAACTGTCAGGATAAAATAGCATGCTCACACTGTGGCTGAAAATATTATTTGGCTGTGTTTTGTTGTACGCTGCTATTCTCATTTATTTATGGTTAATGCAGGAAAAAATGATATTTTTTCCCAAACCCTCACCGCCCGACAATATTCGTTCTCTGGCTACCATGACGGTAGAATTTACCGCCTCCGACGGTACCGTGTTGCGCGGTTGGCTCCATCCGGGAGTGGATAATGACAACACAGATAACTGCAAATTATTAATTTATTTTGGCGGCAACAATGAAGAGTTATCGCACAACGTGATTAACAACGCAAAAAACTTTAATATCCCGCAGTTGTATGTCAATTATCGTGGTTATGGTCAGAGTAGCGGCACCTCATCTGCCGCTACCATTCGCGCTGATGCATTATTAATTTTTGACGAAATAATTGAACGATTAAATTTATCACCAGAAAATATTTGTCTGATGGGGCGCAGTATGGGCGGCTATCCCGCAACGTATGTCGCCTCGCGCCGTGATGTTAACCGATTAGCGCTCATCACACCTTTTGATAGCATCAGCAACGTGGCACAAGGACGCTTTCCGCTGTTTCCAGTTAAATCCTTGTTGCGTCATGATATGAATACGCTGGCAGAAGCACCTATGGTACAAGCACCAACGCTGTTTGTTTTATCAGAAAAAGATTATATGGTGCCACACAAACACAGCTACAATTTAATTGAACACTGGACAACGCCGCACACAATGGTGACACTACCTGACACTACACATGGCGATATTGAAACAGAGTCATACTGGTTGGCATTGCAGGATTTTTTCTCTCCTGCAAATGATATTCATAATAACGACGATGTCTAAATTACTAGATTCCATTCAGTCTCCCGCCGATGTGCGAGCACTGACACCCACCCAACTGCCACAGTTAGCCGACGAATTGCGCGCTTTCTTGTTGGATGTGGTGAGTCGCGTCGGCGGACATTTATCTTCTAATTTGGGCGTGGTAGAACTGACCATCGCCTTGCATTACGTCTACAATACGCCGCACGACTTGTTGGTGTGGGACGTGGGACATCAAACATACGGTCACAAAACGCTCACTGGACGAGCAAAGCAGCTGCACACCATTCGCCAGTTAGGTGGGCTGTCTGGTTTCCCACGCCGTGAAGAAAGCGAATACGATACTTTTGGCACCGCACATTCAAGCACCTCCATATCCGCGGCACTAGGCATGGCGGTGGCAGCTAGACAACTAAAAGAAAAACGGCGAGTAACAGCAATTATCGGCGATGGTGCGCTGTCTGGCGGCATGGCGTTTGAGGCACTCAATAACGCTGGCGACTTAAAAAACACCGATTTATTGGTCGTGCTCAATGATAATGAAATGTCTATTTCACCAGCGGTAGGAGCAATTAATAACTATTTGGGGCGTGTCTTGGCAAGTCGCTTTTATGGACGCATGCAACGTGGTGGTCAGCGTATGTTGTCGGGACTCCCGGTAATGCAGCGTTTTGCCCGCCGCGCTCACGAACACCTTAAGGGAATGGTGCTGCCGGGCACTCTATTTGAAGAGTTTGGTTTTAATTACGTAGGACCCATTGATGGTCACGATTTGCCGCTGCTGGTTTCTACCTTGTCAGGACTGCGCGACTCGGCTGGCCCTCAATTTTTACACGTAGTAACGGTTAAAGGACGCGGATTTAAAAAAGCCGAAGCCGACCCTGTTCTGTATCACGGCGTTAGTCGTTTTGAGCCAGAAAACGGTATTGCACCGATGAAAGTGGAAAACCCCGGTGAAAAAAAATCACCCACCTATACTCAAATATTTGGTGACTGGGTATGTGACGCCGCTGCTCGTGAGCCAAAATTAGTGGTCATTACGCCAGCGATGCGGGATGGCTCAGGGTTGGTGGAATTTTCACAACGGTACCCCTCACAATATTTTGACGTAGGCATTGCCGAGCAGCAT
This genomic interval from Candidatus Persebacteraceae bacterium Df01 contains the following:
- the dxs gene encoding 1-deoxy-D-xylulose-5-phosphate synthase codes for the protein MSKLLDSIQSPADVRALTPTQLPQLADELRAFLLDVVSRVGGHLSSNLGVVELTIALHYVYNTPHDLLVWDVGHQTYGHKTLTGRAKQLHTIRQLGGLSGFPRREESEYDTFGTAHSSTSISAALGMAVAARQLKEKRRVTAIIGDGALSGGMAFEALNNAGDLKNTDLLVVLNDNEMSISPAVGAINNYLGRVLASRFYGRMQRGGQRMLSGLPVMQRFARRAHEHLKGMVLPGTLFEEFGFNYVGPIDGHDLPLLVSTLSGLRDSAGPQFLHVVTVKGRGFKKAEADPVLYHGVSRFEPENGIAPMKVENPGEKKSPTYTQIFGDWVCDAAAREPKLVVITPAMRDGSGLVEFSQRYPSQYFDVGIAEQHALTFAAGLSCGGMKPVVAIYSTFLQRAYDQLIHDIAIQNLPVVFAIDRAGLVGADGATHHGAFDLSYLRCVPNLTIMAPADENEAWHMLNTALITPGPTAVRYPRGTGPGIEVVRDNQTLPLGKGQIMRQGKKIAVLAFGAMAYPATTAAETLSATVANMRFVKPLDEALILQLSETHDYLVTVEENVIAGGAGDAISECLHRHGVTKPILQLGLPDEFIHHGAPAKLLAATGLTADGIQKSIQSWL
- the glyS gene encoding glycine--tRNA ligase subunit beta is translated as MIDQTLLVEVRTEELPPALLWRLGNDFPDALLESLRQTGFATAKSKRFCKDKKNPTNQKVTTQTITFATPRRLAALLENIPAESPPRDDFRRGPQLTACHDKDGAPTKALIGFMHSVGVTCEKDLTQTEDKERVYVAWKGTQPGKKLADELPILVEKTLLHLSAPRLMRWGDYDYKFIRPVRGVVLMHGTSVINGCVLGKQTSNSTQGHRALSSGDIIISSADKYELVMEENGNVIVDFESRKNNIREQLWEKENEIEKYIGLSLTPPNKKWDFPDEMSSFGNQVVEINLQGKTKRVVIPGKTEIGYDTNLLLQEVTAMCEKPTVYQGVVEKDFLSLPTFCTVGCMTKHQRYFPLWESEKSLHLKEGKLSQHYLFVADNKPKNDRGMIDGFNTVLRARLRDVDFYIREDKKLSLDSALEKLKDIVYHQKLGSQYQRVERLQNITANIAELMNLDEQQQHTLVNATKICKADLSTLMIGEYPEFEGMMAAEYCCQKTDSITGQPSDVYELVRWHNNYENSPLPLLPSENKFLKMGSVLILACQLEKLVGLFGIGEKPAGNKDPHGLRGAAAMIVNILTLTRYALPTDKLINIARNTFDKLPQFNISEIQNFIDGRLRAILLAEKPLLTTKEESQKKITKKNMLNAIFSTPQPMLRDVAPKIDALYNFIQREEANSLIEANKRVNNIFRKSDVRANNLQSPDESLFCEKEERELWAAITKFKNNNRTDIKEQEFSSLLQELLKIAQPVSAFFEHVMVNTDDERIRTNRFALLAELRKQLNQVADISKLSG
- the glyQ gene encoding glycine--tRNA ligase subunit alpha is translated as MVTRTFQQIILALQNFWGEQGCVLIQPFDGEVGAGTFHPATFLRAIGPEPWKAAYAQPSRRPQDGRYGDNPNRLQHYYQFQTVMKPSPDNFQELYLQSLEVLGIDATANDIRFIEDNWESPTLGAWGLGWEVWLNGMEVSQFTYFQEVGGLPAKPVMGEITYGLERLAMFIQQCKSVFDLQWTEDTTYADVYLQNEKEHSAYNFERANTALLAQLFDSIEGEAQTLLDSSPLPLPAYEMTIKCSHLFNLLDARGVIAVSERTRYIARVRKLARQCARAYFESREKLGFPLQNKQ
- the pyrE gene encoding orotate phosphoribosyltransferase → MKHKKMRQFLADHCLLAGEIQLSGGGTANFYFDCKRATLNGEFLTPLADWLLDEVAPALSPSPTLIGGPTLGADFIAAAAIMRATQRNLPLCRASIVRKEAKKHGTKSLIENEQPSGQQVLVVEDVITTGGSIAYACDELLAAGHKIAGIAAIIDREAGGKQKLETQYNAPVMALFTKSDFPELNG
- a CDS encoding aminotransferase class V-fold PLP-dependent enzyme codes for the protein MSNNQIYLDYNATTPLHPRVLEAMMPYLTENYGNASSRHDWGRRAHQAVETAREQVATAVGAYPEEVVFTASGTESNNTIIKGVSLMSMRNVVTATATEHPCVLCAARGTQRGGFSFVPLAVDSAGRLDKNDLTQTLAGDSVALVSVMRANNETGVLQDIATIAPEVRAAGAVMHTDAAQALGKIPLNFKALGVDA